Proteins encoded together in one Verrucomicrobiota bacterium window:
- a CDS encoding VOC family protein translates to MVKKLLHTRYRVTDLEKTLSFYKDVLGLQEVSRHTSPRGSQLVFLSVPGSEEQIEICKFDESGPVQVGPDVTHLAFEVDDIETFAKEAAAKGYPLSDGPTKTGSGSVIAFVDAPEGYEVELIQHKS, encoded by the coding sequence ATGGTAAAGAAGCTCTTGCATACCCGATACCGAGTCACGGACCTCGAAAAGACCCTCTCGTTTTACAAGGATGTTCTGGGGTTACAGGAAGTGAGCCGGCACACTTCGCCGCGTGGCTCGCAGCTGGTTTTTCTGTCGGTGCCCGGCAGTGAGGAACAAATCGAAATCTGTAAATTCGATGAAAGCGGTCCGGTACAGGTCGGTCCGGACGTGACGCACCTGGCCTTTGAAGTGGATGACATCGAAACCTTCGCCAAGGAAGCCGCCGCCAAAGGTTACCCGCTTTCCGACGGGCCGACGAAGACCGGCAGTGGCAGCGTGATTGCATTTGTCGATGCACCTGAAGGCTACGAGGTGGAACTGATCCAGCACAAGTCTTAG